GTAGAGTGATTCTGCCTTGTGTTTGTCCTTGTCGATACCTATGCCGTTCTCATAGAACTGTGCCAGGTCGCAGATCGCTTCTGGGTAGTCGTCATCCATGGCAAGACGGTTGATGAGCGTAAAGGCTTCAGGCAGGTTCTTCTCGAGTATCTCTCCTTTGAACAGTTCCCTTGCAAGCATGAACTGGGCATATTTAGATTCGGTCGCACCGCAGATAAGCAGCAGTTGTGCCGCCTCTGCAATGGCATTGTTCTCTTTGAGCTTGCCGATATGTGAAATGACCTCTTCCACCTCTTTCTCACTGTATCCCTCATTGCTGATCTTCAACAGCCAGTTGTTGACAGAGTCATAACTCTCTTTGGCTTCAAGAAGCGGAGGGTACTGTGTCAGCATGTTTTTCAGTTTCTGATCGATGTAGGGAATGTTCTTATACTCCGACGCTCTTTTTTCAGCAGGTGCAGGAGTGGCCTGTACCGTTTTTTCTGTTGTATCGGGTGTCTCCCCGGTCTCCTGTATTTCCTCTTCGGCAGCTGTCTCTTCAAAGAAAGTCTCTTCCTCCTCAGTCTGAAGGGGTGTTTCCGCTTCCTCCCGGGGAAGTGCTTCAAAAAGTGTATCGCTTTCCGTACCCGATTCGACTTCCGGCGTTTCTTCGGAAACAAGGTCTTTGAACAGGTCATCCTCCTCTACCTCTTCAGAATCAGTCGTATGGGAATGCACTGTTTCATGCGTTTCCAGCGTATCGAAAAAATCATCTTTTGGAATGAAGCTCGTATCTATGTGGCTCTCTTTTGTACCGGGTACATCCTCTGCCGGCGTGTCAAAGAAGTCATCTTTTGGGGTGTGGCTGATATCGAGTTCGATATTGTCAGGCATGACATCGTCGGCTGTAAGGTTCAGAAGATTGTCAAAGTCGATGTTCTGCTGGGATGCTGGTTTTGTTTCTTCTGTTTTTGAGGGTACCGGTTCTGCAGGTGTCTCTTCCGTCAGTGTATCGAAATCGAACAGTTCGGTCTCCTCTTCCGCCGGCTCTTCAGGTGTGGTCACGAAAAGGTCGAATTGCTCGATGATCTCCTGCTCCTCCTGCTGGGAGGTCCGCTGAACGATCTCTTCTGTCGGAGTTTCGATATATTTGGTGATAAGTGCCTGTGTCTGGGCATAGTTCTGGGCCTGCAGACCGTCCAGGATCTCTTTGAGCTTGGCATCCGATCTCAGCGAGGCAAGTTTCAGCATCTGCAGCTGGATGGTCTCGATGTCAGTGATGGAAATAGCGATATTGATGATCTGTAGACGTTTTTTGGTTTGGTTCATGCAGTGGTCCTGAAATGGTATTCGGGTTAATTGGAGTCATTATAACAAAACAATACTTTACATGGGTGTTGACACTTGCATAATCAGTTATATAACATTATAATAGCTGAAAATTAGTAACAGTCAGGATATATATAATGAAAAAACTCATACTCTTTTTACTCTTGGTACTTGGATTGAATGCTGCAGATGATGCCATGCTGGTCGGGCAGTGGAACAGTGTGACCCGCGGTTTGAATAACGGTACCCAGACAACGGAGAAGGAGTATATGAAATTCAATGCCGACTATACCTTCGGTGTTGTCTTTCTTGTGACGGTACAGAAAGGAAACGCGTATGTCAAAGACCTTCGTATCGAGGGAACTGGTATCTGGAAGACAAGAGGGAACATTCTGGTGGTAGTTGTCAAGGATGTTGAAGTGCCTGTTGCCGGAGAAGTTTACGGGATTTCACAGACCTCACTCGAACAGATCGCTTCGACATTCCACAACAGGTTCAAGAACGATCCTATCCGCATACTGGTCATGAAGGAGTTGGGAGCGCAGAAACTGGTGACGGAGAACAAGCGTAAACAGATCATCACCTACAAACGACAGAGGTAGTTTTAAAGGTTTGCAGAGAGTGCAAGCAGTCTGCAGGAATTCTCAAGAATGGAGACCTTCTTCGCCATCTCGGTGATATCTCTGTCATAAGAGATCAGCCCGTACCCTTTGATCAGAAGCAGGTGGCTGTCATGTTTCTGGAAGAACTGCGGTATCTCATAGGGGGCACGCTCCAGCCAGTCATCGATATTCTTGGGGTCATAGACGATGATCTCACCCAGTATCTTCTTCCCGTGATAGTCCTGGGGAGAGACTTTCCCGTGTTTCAGAGAGTAGGCCGTTGCATAAGGGGGCATGGTAAAACAGATATATTTTGCATTGGGGATCGTCTCGTAGATCCGTTCATGGATGGCAACATCGGTATCGGCTTCACTCCAGCGGTAGTCTCTTTTCTGACAATCCAGCGTAATGAATGAATCTTCTGTGACTTCGTCCAGAATAGCCTCTTTCTTATTGATGATGAAACCGCTGGTAGAGACACGTGCAGAGATCGATCCGTGGTAGACACCAAAGAAGTTCTTGTTGAACATGGAAAAGGAGACATGCTTGATCTCTTCTATAAGATGTTTGTCCATTTATGGAAACCTTTGTTAGGATTATTTCGCTATTATAACGATTAAATTAGAAATTAGAAATTAGAAATTGGAAATCGTTAAGGGGAAGAGGTGGAAACTCCGCATATACCGGTACTTTTGGAAGAAGTGTTAGAGAGTTTCAAAGAAGTGCCCGAGGGCTATTTCGTTGACTGCACGCTGGGATACGCAGGACACAGTTCGGAAGTACTGAAACGCTACTCCCATTTCAAACACATAGGAATCGACAGGGATGACGAAGCCCTGGCCTTTTCCAAAGAGCGGTTAAAACCTTTTGCCGATAGAAGTACGCTCTATAAAGGTACGTTCGCAACGGTATTGCCGACGCTTAAAGAAGCACCGGTGACAGCACTGCTGGCAGATTTCGGTGTCTCCTCCCTGCAGCTTGACAAAAAAGAGCGGGGCTTTGCCTTCGATTCAGAGACACTTGACATGCGTATGGATGCAACGGCTGCCCTTTCCGCCTATGAAGTGGTCAATACCTATTCCAAAGAGAAGCTGGAGTATATCTTTGATACCTATGGAGAGGTGCGGTCCTACAGGAAACTGGCATCTGCTGTGGTCGAGGCCAGAGCAAAAGCACCTATCGAGAGTGCCAAAGCACTGAGCGAGATCGCCAAAAATGTGATACCCCCGGGAGGGAAGATCCATCCCGCGACACTGATGTTCCAGGCGATCCGTATCGAGGTGAACAATGAACTTGGGGAGATCGAGGGATTGCTCGATGCTATTGAAGCCAAACATTATAAGGGAGAAGTGGTCTCTCTCATTACCTTCCATTCGCTTGAAGACCGTCTGGTCAAGAACCGGTTCAGAAAATGGGGTCTTGACTGTATCTGCGACCCGCATGCGATCCGCTGTACCTGCGGCAAGAATCATGCACTGGGCAAAGCACTTTCACGCAAACCCGTAACAGCGTCCAAAGAAGAGCTCAAGGTCAATCCGCGAAGCAGGTCTGCCAAGCTTAGAAGTTTCAGATTCAAGAGTGACAGTTGATATGGCTAAAAGTGTAAAGAAAAAAAGGGCTAACGGGATCACCTTCAAAATGGTGATGATCATCCTTATCTCCGTATCGATCGTGCTTATCCTGACGACCATCAAGATCTATCTGAGCAATCAGATCTATTATGAGAGCAAAAAGGTCAATAAAATAGAAAGAGAGGTCTCTGCTCTGAAAGCGGAGAAGGTACTGCTTCAGCAGAATATCGAAGCCCTGAAGTTCAAGAACCGGGTGAGCGATACGATCTTTATCATAGACAACACGGACAGATAGATGATCAGATCTTTCATCACCTTTGCTGTGGACAAGCCGATCATCAACCATATATTGATGGCATTCATGCTGCTCCTCTCCATCTTCGCCTACCAGGACATCCCCAAAGAGATATTCCCTCCTTCAGAACTCGACCAGATAACCGTTACCGGAGGTTACCCGGGTGCATCTGCAGATGTACTTGACAAGATGGCGGTCAAGAATATTGAAGATGAGATGAAGAGTATCAGCGAGATCGACAATATCGATACTGTGATACAGAACGGTTTTTTCACCGTCAGGGCAGACATTAAACCCGGCAGTGACAACCAGCTGGTCCTGGGAGATGTCAAAGATGTCATCGCCAATATCAGACGGGATCTTCCGGCAGATATGGATGAGCCTATCGCAAAGATTACGGTGCATGATTTCCCGCTGCTGCTTGTGGCGATCTCCGGGGATGTCCCCAAAAGAAGGCTGCTCGATATTGCCGAAGAGCTCAAGAGTAAACTGAGTGTCTACAAGGATCTCAGTGGGATCACCATCCGGGGAGATGCGGACGATGAGGTACTTATAAAGATAGACAATGAAAAACTGACTGCCTACGGCCTGCCAAAAGAGAGTGTCTATAAAGCCATCGGTGCGCTCAGTTCCATTTTTCCCATAGGGACCATTGAACAGAAAGGCAGCCATCTCTACCTCTCCACCATTAACGGTGAGAAGTCGGCCGAAGCACTGGAGTCTACCTTTATAACCATTGCAGGAAAACGGATACGCATCGGCGATATCGCCCATGTGGAATTCGGGCTGAGCGAAAGCAACGAAATTTCCCACTTCAACGGTGTGCAGAACATTTCCATCAATATCAACAAGACCAAACAGGGAAATGCCATCGCGCTGAGCAGAGAAATAAAAGAGATGCTCAAGGAGGTGCAGAAAGAGTATAAGGATGTGGTATTCGAAGCCTATACCGATACCTCCATCTGGATCAAGAACCGTCTGAACCTTGTCTCTTCCAACATTCTCTTCGGTCTCATCCTGGTCTTTTTGGCACTGCTTTTGAGTGTGAACTACAAGATCGCACTGGTCGTTTCCATAGGGATCCCTACCTCTTTCATGATCACCCTGATCGCAGCGGACATGATAGGTTACAGCCTGAACATGCTGACCCTTCTGGGGGCACTCATCGCCCTGGGGATGCTTGTGGATGAAGCCATTGTCGTAGCTGAGAACATCTATCGGCATATGGAGATGGGAAAATCACCCAGAGAGGCGGCCATCGACGGTTCGCTTGAGATGTTCCCGGCTGTCTTGACAGCGACATTGACAACGGTGTTCGCTTTTCTCCCATTGCTTATTCTAAGCGGTGAGATGGGAATGTTCATGAAAGTGCTTCCTGTAATGATATCCATTCTGCTGCTTTCATCGCTTTTTGAAGCCTTTTATTTTCTGCCGCTGCACTCCAAAGAGTTCTTTTCTATGAAAGATACCAAATCGGGTCATAACAGAAGTGATTTCTGGCTCAAACTCGATGTGCTCTATGAACGGCTGCTTGGCAGACTTCTCAAACGAAAGAAGCGTTCACTCTTCCTGCTGGTGACATTCATCATTCTCTCGACCATAGGTATGCTGGGCTTGACCAAATTCAAACTCTTTCCCGAATTCGACTCGACCCAGATCTATCTGAACGGAAAGATCGATGTCAACTCCAAACTGGAAGATACAGAAAAGGTCGTGACAGAGATAGAGAAGAAACTTCTGGCCTATTATGGAGAAGGCGAGGTCTCTTCCATCACCTCGGTCATAGGGATACTCTTCAACTCCGACCAGACCTTTGAGACAGGGAAGAACCTGTTCCATATCTTCATCAACCTGCATGAGAAAGCACCGGAGAATTTCTTCGACAAATACCTGAACCCCATTCTCTCTCTGGAGTATGACGGCAGTGATATGATACGGAAGAAAAAGGCGCAGGAGATCGCCCGGGAGACACAGAAAGATGTGATCGAAGCATTCAGAGAAAAAAAACTGCCCAACGGTGAGAAACTTTTCTCCGAGATCAATATTTTTGTTCCGCAAACCGGTATTGTCGGACATGATATCGAGATAGGACTCAATACGGTAGATGAGAAGAAGCAGCTTGAAGCGATAGAACGGCTGAAGAAAGAGCTGAAAAGCATAAACGGTGTCTTTGATGTGACCGACAACGCTACCGAGGGTGTGCAGGAGCTGAAACTGCGTGTCAACGAGTACGGACAGATGCTCGGTTTCAACGAAGCCTATGTGACAGCAGTGCTCAAAGGCTCATTCCTCAAAGGTGAATACGGGAAGATGTTCGATACCAAAGGGCTGATCCGTGTACGGATCGAAGACCCTGACAAAGATGAGTCCATGGATATTGAATCGGTCAAACTGACCACGCCTGACGGCAGGCAGGTCGTCAGGCTCGATGAGATCTGTGACTTCAACTACAAGAAGAGCTACGTCAAGATCTTCAAGGAGGATGGTGAGAGGGTCCGTACGGTCATCGCCAGGGTGGAGAGCAAGACCATTCTGCCGACAGAGGTGATGGCAAAGATCAAACCGCTGCTTGAGACATTTGAGAAAGAGGGTATCAAGGTGATCATCAAGGGAGAGGAGAAGGAGAACAAACAGATGAAAAAAGAGATGTCACAGGCGGCACTCATCGCTGTGTTTCTCATCTTCATCTCACTGGTATGGATGTTCAATTCCCTTGTACTGCCGCTCATCATTGTCTCGACCATTCCGCTCTCCATCGTCGGTGCCCTTGTGGGAACCTACATCATGGGGATCAACCTGACGATGCCGGGTGTCATGGGGATGATAGGTCTTGCAGGTGTTGTCGTCAACGACGGTTTGATCATGCTGAGTTTTATCAAGGGTTCGAAGAACCAGCAGGAGATGATGAGGAAAGCCGGACACAGACTGCGACCGATCCTCCTGACCTCCATCACCACCGTGCTGGGACTCTCAAGCATGATCTTCTTTGCCAGCGGACAGGCACTTATCATCCAGCCCATGGCGATCTCCCTTGGTTTCGGTATCGCCTGGGCAACGGTATTGAACCTTTACTATGTACCGCTGATGTATGCCGTGATCTACGGGGTGGGTCCTGATGGTCCGGAGGAGAAGAAAGAGGGTTTTTCACAAAAATGATGAAAAAAAGCAAGATATTATCCATCGGTTAATCATCGGTTCTTCAACTGTTGATGGTGGCATGTTACAATATTCGTATGAAAGATGAAAGTCTTTCACATACGGTCTTGAGAGTTTGTTTTACTCCTTGTCCAAAATTGTAAACTTCCTTGTTTTACTCTTAAGGATCGTATCCCTCCTCAGAAGAAGCGACTTTTTCATATTTCCTTGTTTTTTATATGATCTTCCTTGTTTATCGCTTCTTCTTTTTCTCTGCTTTATGATCCCTTCTGTATTATAGATTAACAAATTTTGGCTATAATTATTGGCTTAAAGAACCCTCTAAGACATTTTTGCATCTATGACAGTTTATGCACAGAGGGGATAAATGAATATAATTAAAGGATTATTTATGGGTATATTTGAAGATGATGATGACGATTACGGTGATTACAGAGATGATTTTATGGGGCGTACACCTAAGTCAAGCTATTTTGAGATCGCAAGAACAGCGAACCAGAATGTCGTAGAGACAGAACTCGAAGCAGTGTTCAGAAGACTTGCTGTTGCAGAGAGAATGCTTGAAGAACGCGGACTTGCAGACGAACATGAGCGTGAGATCTCTGCAACGATGATCGACAAAGATATTGACGACAGAACCGCAACGGTCTTTATCGATCTTGTGGCAAGTATCGTTACGAAGTGTGAATAGGACCTGAAACGTGTTAAGTGCAGTTGAGAGAAAAATAGAACAGTTCATCGCAGAATTGAACGACAAAGAGGTTACGGCACTCTATGCCAGACTGCCTCACGGCAAGAGGCTTCGGGCCAAACTCATTTTGAGGATCGCGGGGAATACTTTGCTTGTGGTCAAGACCGCTGCCGTGGTGGAGATGATCCATGCGGCCAGCCTCCTGCATGACGATGTCATCGATGATGCCGATACACGGCGTTCCAAACCCTCTCTCAATGCACTCTACGGAAACAAAACAGCCATTATGCTGGGCGATATCCTTTATTCCAAAGGCTTTTACGAACTGAACAATATCTCGGCAGAAGTGGCAAAGGTCGTTTCCAATGCCGTTACCCAGCTCAGCCTGGGAGAGCTCAAAGATGTCTCACTTTCCAAAACGTTCAATCTTGACAAAGAGATCTATCTTGAAATGATCTACCAGAAGACAGCCTCACTCATCGAAGCCAGTGCAGGTGCTGCAGCACTTCTGGCGGGCAAACCCAAAGAAGCCTACATGACTTACGGAAGAAACCTCGGCCTGGCATTCCAGATGATCGATGACCTGCTGGATATCACGTCCGATGCAGAAACACTGGGGAAACCGGCGCTGCATGATTTCGTGGAAGGCAAAACGACACTGCCTTACATCTATCTCTATGAAGCGCTTGATGCCAAAGGTCAAGAAAGGCTTGCTTCCCTTCACGGAAAAGTATTGAACGCCGATGAACAGAACTGGATCAAAGTCGAGATGGAAGAGCGGCAGATACTACTGAAGTGCTATGCACAGGCAAAAGAACTCATAGAAGAGGCAGTGGAGTTGATGAACGGCTATGGCGAAACGGCACTTTCGGATATTGCACTTGAAATGATAGAGAGGGATTTTTAATGTATTATCAGGTTATCAGTTTTTCCCACAAAAATTGTGAACAGGCGATGCGTGAGCGACTGGCTTTTGCCAATGATGCAGCCAAGATCACGTTCCTGGACCAGTTGACAGGGTTCGAGTTCGTACATGAAGCTTTCATTGTCTCTACATGCAACCGGGTAGAGATCGTTCTGGCAACACGTGACAATTTCTCAAGCTACCATGCGGTACTCGGGCTGATGAGTCAGAACAGTGACGTGAATTTTTATGAGTTGAAAACATCTGCCAAGCGTTACGATGATGAAGAGGCGATCGAGCATATCTTCTCTGTGGTCTCTTCTCTTGATTCACTGGTCATCGGTGAATCCCAGATCACCGGGCAGGTCAAAGAGGCGTTCCGCTTCTCTTTCAACAACGGTACGGCCGGTAAGAGACTCAACCGTGTGATCTCGTATGCGGTAAAGTGTGCAGCGGAAGTGCGTAATGCGACCAATATCTCACAAAACCCCATTTCCATCGCTTCTGTCGCAGTCTCCCAGGCACACAAACTTCTGGGTGACAACATACAGGGTATGCAGGGTATCGTGGTCGGTGCAGGCGATATGGGCGTACTTGCAGCCAAACACCTGCTTCGTGTAGGCTGCGATGTCGTGCTTATCGGACGTGACATTGACAAGGTACAGGCTGTTGCCGATGAACTGGGAGAGAATGTCAAAGCAGACACCATGGAGAATCTTCCGAAGTATCTTAACCGCTACAGGCTGCTCTTCTCTGCCACCTCTTCACCCGAACCGGTGATCACCAGAGAGATGATAGAGAACGAGACCCTTCCGAGACACTGGTTCGATATGGCGATCCCGCGTGACATTGAAGATATGGAGCTGGAGAAACTGCAGCTTTTCCGCATCGATGACCTGCGTGCTATCTCCAATGACAACCATGCACTGCGTGAAGAGCAGGCAGTCAGGGCTGCAGAGATCGTCAGCCGATACAAAGAGGAATTCTACAGCTGGCTCAGGGCACTCTCCATCGAACCTGTCATCAAGCAGATGAGAGAGCATGTAGCTGCTGCCATCGAGAAAGAGATGCAGCGTGCATTGAAAAAAGGCTTCGTCCCGGTTGAATACGAAGAGAATATGCGAAAGATGGCCCAGCAGATGTTCAACCGCTTTCTGCATGACCCGACACAGAACCTGAGAGCCTCTTCAACGGAAACGAAGAATGCCAATTGTATAGAAGCAGTGAAAAAAATGTTCAATATCGATACGGAACATATCGATTTCAAACAATACAAAAATGACCACCATACCAAAGGATACAGCGCGTGAGATTTTCAAGACTTTTGATACCTACAACCAAAGAGACCCCCAATGATGCGACACTGGCAAGCCATATCTTCCTGATCCGCGGAGGATTCATACAGTCGGTGGGCGGAAGCGGATTGTACAACTTCCTGCCATTGGGCAAGAAGGTGCTTGACAAAGTACGTGCCGTGGTAAAAGAGGAATTGGACAAGGCGGGCTGCCAGGAAGTAAGCCTCTCTTTCGTGACACCGGCATCTCTCTGGCAGGAGAGCGGTCGTTTCGAGAAGTACGGCAAGGAACTTCTGCGTTTCAAAGACAGAAAGAACAACGATTTCATTCTGGGCCCGACACATGAAGAGATGATGGTCAATCTGGTACGTCAGACGGTCAAAAGCTACAAGCAGCTTCCCTTGAACCTCTATCAGATCAACCTGAAGTTCCGTGACGAGATCAGGCCGCGTTTCGGCCTGATGAGAGGGCGTGAATTCCTCATGAAGGACGGGTACAGTTTTCATACATCCCAAGAAGACATGAAACGTGAATTCGACCTGATGGAGGAGACCTACAAGAAGATCTTCACACGGCTCGGACTGGAGTTCAAAGTGGTCGAAGCAGATTCGGGTGCCATCGGCGGAAGCGGCAGCAAAGAGTTCATGGTCCTCGCAGACAGCGGGGAAGACACTATCGTGGTCTGTGACAACTGTGAATACGGTGCGAATATCGAAGCAGCGGTACGACAGGAGAAACCCTGTGATGCAGAAGCGCCAGAAGCACTTTTTGCAAAATTCCATACACCGGATACGACGACCATTGAAGCCCTGAGTGCCTTCTTCCATGTCGATCCGTACTATCTGGTCAAAACGGTAGCGAAGAAAGCCCTCTATGATGAGGGCCGAACCGAAGTGGTTCTTTTTGCACTGCGCGGTTCGGATGAGCTCCAGGAGGTCAAAGCCTGCAATGCAGTGGGTGCCAACGACCTGGCGGATATCTCCGAAGAGGAACTTGAAGCAGCCGGCCTGGTAGCAGGCTATATGGGACCGACGGTCGTACCTGAAGGTGTGAGAGTAGTTCTGGACAGTAATCTCCGGGATGCAAGCAACATGATCTGCGGTGCCAATGAGAAGGAGTACCATCTCGTGGGCAACAGTTTCAAAGGTGTTGAAGCGGATTACCATGACCTGGTCGCGGTGCAGGAGGGAGATCTCTGCCCGCATTGTGGATCACCGCTGCGTTACACCAAAGGGATCGAAGCAGGGCATATCTTCCAGCTTGGTACACAGTACTCCGAGCCAATGGGAGCGACCTTCCTCGACGAGAACGGAAAAGCACAGCCGATGGTCATGGGAACCTACGGTATCGGTGTGAGCCGCCTTCTGGCAGCCATCATCGAGCAGAACCACGATGACAAAGGATGCATCTGGACCAAAGCGTCTGCACCTTTTGATCTGCAGCTGATCGTCTCCAATATCAAGGACGAAGCTCAGGTGGCTCTGGGTGAGGAACTTTATGAAACGTTGAAAGCAAAAGGCTTCGATGTGCTTTTCGATGAGCGAAAAGACCGTTTCGGTGCGAAGATGAAAGATTATGAACTGCTGGGTGTGCCGCATGCCATCGTCATCGGTAAAAAACTGCAGGATGGTCTTGTGGAATTCGTCACCAGAGAGGGACTTGTCAAAGAGGAGGTCTCTCCTGACGAGATCCTGACGGTCGTGGAGCAGAAGGTTTAATATGTTTCTGTTGATCATGATCCCTTTTATGCTGTTGGAACTGTACCTTTCTCTGTATGTAGGAGAGCGCATAGGTTTCTGGTGGTCCGCTATCTGGATCGTAGTATCGATGATACTCGGGATCAGGCTTCTTCAGTATACGCCGTATACGCTCATGGGGAATATTTCACAGGTTTCGATGGGGAAGCTGAGTCTTGAAGAGTTCCAGAATGCCAGCACTTCCTATCTGCTGGGAGCGATCCTTTTGATCATTCCTGGAGTATTGACAGATATTTTAGGGGTTTTGGCACTGGGTTACACGATGTATTTACGTTTTGTTGCTAAAATTACCCCCGAACAAACAAAATTTAACAAAAACAAAGGAGATGACAATGTCATTGATGTCGAAATTATTGACGAGCACTTTGATCGCAACGATCGCATTGAGCGCTAACGCGTCGGTAGACAATAAAACACTATTGAATTATGTAAAGAGAAATGTGGTCAAGAACCCTCAGGTCGAGGTCAAAGGGATCAAGATCATTGAGAAGAAGACACATAAAGATATCCCGGGTTGGGACGTCTACTTAACATCGATGCAGCTTAAATTTCAGAAGAAAGATATCGAAGCACCGGAGATGATCTTCGTCAAGGACGGTTTGGCTACAGGACATCTTGTAAATCTGAAGACCGGCAGGGACTATCGTAACGAGATCAAACCTACTGTACCAAATGAGCTGTACGATGATGCACACCTTCTTTTCGGTGACAAGAACGCCAAACACAAGATCATTATCTTCTCCGATCCGCAGTGCCCGTTCTGTCAGGAGGTCGTACCAGAGATATTTGAAGCATCCAAGAAAAACCCGAAGCTGATCGCGGTCTACTACTATCATCTCCCGCTTCTTCGTATTCACCCGGTCTCAGGCATTTTGACACGTATCATGCATGTGGCACAGACAGAAGGCAAGATAGATGTGGTCGAAAAGATGTATACCCTGAAGATCGATCCGAGAGAGACCGATATGAAAAAAGTCATTGCTGCAGTAAAGAAGCATACCGGATATGACATCACTGAAGCGAAGATCAACTCCAAAGAGGTGACCAAAGCGCTGGAAAAAGATCAGAAAGCTGCTGCAAGAATGATGGTTTCCGGAACGCCTACTGTATATATTGATGGTCAGTGGGACAAAATGAGAAACGGGTATAAGAAACTTAAGTAAGTTTCTTACTAGTGAAGAGTGAGGAGTGAAGAGTGAAGAGTGTTGGTATGCTTTTCCCTTCAGAAAAGCTCCTTTTTTATTTAGTGAGCAGGTGCATTTAATGTACTATGAAAGGGAGAGATAGTTGGAAACACTGATCATAGCGACACGGGCGAGCAATCTTGCTCTGTGGCAGGCATATCATATTAGAGAGAGAATCGAGGCGGCATTTCCGGATGTGAAAGTGGAGCTCAATGAGATAACCTCCAAAGGCGACAAGATACTCGACAAACCTCTGGCGCTTGTAGGCGGGAAGGGGCACTTCACCAAAGAGCTCGAAGATGAGATGCTTGCTGGTAATGCCCATCTGGCGGTCCATTCTCTGAAAGATGTCCCGACCTACATTCCTGAAGGCCTGGAGCTTTGTGCCATTACCGAGCGTCAGGACCAGAGTGATGTATTTCTCTCACATATCTACAAAGGTCTCGATGAACTCCCCGAAGGTGCAGTGGTTGGTACGACCAGTCTCAGACGCCGTATGCAGCTGCTTGAAAAGCGTCCCGACCTGAAAGTAAAAGACCTCAGAGGCAATGTCAATACCCGTCTTAGAAAACTCAAAGAAGGGCAGTACGATGCGATCATACTTGCATACATCGGGCTTCACAGGCTGGATTTGCTCAAAGATATTCCCTATGTGGAGAAACTGGATTTCTTCATCCCTCCTATGGGTCAGGCGGCACTTGGCATCGAGATCGTAGCGGACAATGACAGGGTCCGAGAGATCGCTATGAGCCTGAACGATGAAAACACTTTCATCTGCACCAAAGTGGAGCGCGATTTCGTATCCAAGATCGGTGCGGGGTGTTCAGCTCCAGTAGCGGTCAATGCGACCATCGAAGGTGACACGGTAACCGTACGTGCCATGCTGGGGTACCCCAACGGAACGAACATCATGCATAAGACTTTGAGCTCACCTGTAAGTGAATATGAATCACTCGGTGCCAAACTGGCAGAAGCGATGATAGAAGAGGGCGCCCTTGAAGTCCTCTCCAAAGCAGAAGAGATTGCTTTCAAAGAT
The sequence above is drawn from the Sulfurovum riftiae genome and encodes:
- the rsmH gene encoding 16S rRNA (cytosine(1402)-N(4))-methyltransferase RsmH; the encoded protein is METPHIPVLLEEVLESFKEVPEGYFVDCTLGYAGHSSEVLKRYSHFKHIGIDRDDEALAFSKERLKPFADRSTLYKGTFATVLPTLKEAPVTALLADFGVSSLQLDKKERGFAFDSETLDMRMDATAALSAYEVVNTYSKEKLEYIFDTYGEVRSYRKLASAVVEARAKAPIESAKALSEIAKNVIPPGGKIHPATLMFQAIRIEVNNELGEIEGLLDAIEAKHYKGEVVSLITFHSLEDRLVKNRFRKWGLDCICDPHAIRCTCGKNHALGKALSRKPVTASKEELKVNPRSRSAKLRSFRFKSDS
- a CDS encoding class II aldolase and adducin N-terminal domain-containing protein, encoding MDKHLIEEIKHVSFSMFNKNFFGVYHGSISARVSTSGFIINKKEAILDEVTEDSFITLDCQKRDYRWSEADTDVAIHERIYETIPNAKYICFTMPPYATAYSLKHGKVSPQDYHGKKILGEIIVYDPKNIDDWLERAPYEIPQFFQKHDSHLLLIKGYGLISYDRDITEMAKKVSILENSCRLLALSANL
- a CDS encoding efflux RND transporter permease subunit, coding for MIRSFITFAVDKPIINHILMAFMLLLSIFAYQDIPKEIFPPSELDQITVTGGYPGASADVLDKMAVKNIEDEMKSISEIDNIDTVIQNGFFTVRADIKPGSDNQLVLGDVKDVIANIRRDLPADMDEPIAKITVHDFPLLLVAISGDVPKRRLLDIAEELKSKLSVYKDLSGITIRGDADDEVLIKIDNEKLTAYGLPKESVYKAIGALSSIFPIGTIEQKGSHLYLSTINGEKSAEALESTFITIAGKRIRIGDIAHVEFGLSESNEISHFNGVQNISININKTKQGNAIALSREIKEMLKEVQKEYKDVVFEAYTDTSIWIKNRLNLVSSNILFGLILVFLALLLSVNYKIALVVSIGIPTSFMITLIAADMIGYSLNMLTLLGALIALGMLVDEAIVVAENIYRHMEMGKSPREAAIDGSLEMFPAVLTATLTTVFAFLPLLILSGEMGMFMKVLPVMISILLLSSLFEAFYFLPLHSKEFFSMKDTKSGHNRSDFWLKLDVLYERLLGRLLKRKKRSLFLLVTFIILSTIGMLGLTKFKLFPEFDSTQIYLNGKIDVNSKLEDTEKVVTEIEKKLLAYYGEGEVSSITSVIGILFNSDQTFETGKNLFHIFINLHEKAPENFFDKYLNPILSLEYDGSDMIRKKKAQEIARETQKDVIEAFREKKLPNGEKLFSEINIFVPQTGIVGHDIEIGLNTVDEKKQLEAIERLKKELKSINGVFDVTDNATEGVQELKLRVNEYGQMLGFNEAYVTAVLKGSFLKGEYGKMFDTKGLIRVRIEDPDKDESMDIESVKLTTPDGRQVVRLDEICDFNYKKSYVKIFKEDGERVRTVIARVESKTILPTEVMAKIKPLLETFEKEGIKVIIKGEEKENKQMKKEMSQAALIAVFLIFISLVWMFNSLVLPLIIVSTIPLSIVGALVGTYIMGINLTMPGVMGMIGLAGVVVNDGLIMLSFIKGSKNQQEMMRKAGHRLRPILLTSITTVLGLSSMIFFASGQALIIQPMAISLGFGIAWATVLNLYYVPLMYAVIYGVGPDGPEEKKEGFSQK
- a CDS encoding tetratricopeptide repeat protein — translated: MNQTKKRLQIINIAISITDIETIQLQMLKLASLRSDAKLKEILDGLQAQNYAQTQALITKYIETPTEEIVQRTSQQEEQEIIEQFDLFVTTPEEPAEEETELFDFDTLTEETPAEPVPSKTEETKPASQQNIDFDNLLNLTADDVMPDNIELDISHTPKDDFFDTPAEDVPGTKESHIDTSFIPKDDFFDTLETHETVHSHTTDSEEVEEDDLFKDLVSEETPEVESGTESDTLFEALPREEAETPLQTEEEETFFEETAAEEEIQETGETPDTTEKTVQATPAPAEKRASEYKNIPYIDQKLKNMLTQYPPLLEAKESYDSVNNWLLKISNEGYSEKEVEEVISHIGKLKENNAIAEAAQLLLICGATESKYAQFMLARELFKGEILEKNLPEAFTLINRLAMDDDYPEAICDLAQFYENGIGIDKDKHKAESLYKESMDLGIKRAAVHYERLQSANKGLFGKLFGKK